Proteins from a single region of Candidatus Woesearchaeota archaeon:
- a CDS encoding glycosyltransferase family 4 protein, translating into MKVIRVIETFYPNVTGPVNQAYQISLRLEQQGIHSPITTTTFKAKDAPECEHYKGVSVERCKPWFRFLQYIITPSMISVFKNTDIIHAHNYRSFQTDLSFVMAKLLRKPFVLNTHGGLLGYDKYLKNSWVKLPYRLYDVLTMKMVAKKADAVIVSSHFEKKEALKYGVAEDKIQVIPMGIDAQQYYVDRTKRKNKILTLLFVGRISRNRNIAPLIRAMSLLKKEAIVLRIVGEEIVNSATDKPGYLDEMKELVKELDVGENITFAGLKYGKELIDEYKKADIFVYTSLSENFGQTILEAGASGLALVCTPVGIVNDIVENGKNGFVVKDEPEQIANRILRLRIRSLRLNLGKAIQQNVEKEYDWKKIIEKYIGVYNKVLKKGT; encoded by the coding sequence ATGAAGGTTATAAGGGTTATTGAAACATTTTATCCAAATGTAACAGGTCCTGTTAATCAAGCTTATCAAATTTCTCTTAGACTTGAACAACAAGGAATACATTCTCCTATTACAACAACCACCTTTAAAGCGAAAGATGCTCCTGAATGTGAACATTATAAAGGGGTTTCTGTTGAACGATGCAAACCATGGTTTAGATTTTTACAATATATTATAACACCGAGCATGATATCTGTGTTTAAGAACACTGATATTATTCATGCTCATAATTATAGAAGTTTTCAAACAGATCTCAGCTTTGTTATGGCAAAATTATTGAGAAAACCCTTTGTGCTGAATACCCATGGTGGGTTGTTAGGGTATGACAAATATTTGAAAAATAGTTGGGTTAAACTGCCGTATAGATTATATGATGTCCTGACTATGAAAATGGTAGCAAAAAAAGCAGATGCTGTTATTGTTTCATCGCATTTCGAAAAAAAAGAAGCACTAAAGTATGGCGTTGCTGAAGATAAAATACAGGTTATTCCTATGGGAATTGATGCACAACAATATTATGTTGATAGAACTAAAAGAAAAAATAAAATATTGACCCTGCTGTTTGTTGGGAGAATATCAAGAAATAGAAATATTGCACCATTGATTAGAGCTATGTCTTTATTGAAGAAAGAAGCTATTGTTCTTCGGATTGTTGGAGAAGAAATTGTTAACAGCGCAACTGATAAACCTGGCTATCTTGATGAAATGAAAGAACTCGTTAAGGAGCTTGATGTAGGTGAGAACATTACGTTTGCTGGACTTAAATATGGCAAAGAATTAATTGATGAATACAAAAAAGCTGATATATTTGTTTATACTTCATTATCTGAAAATTTTGGACAAACTATTCTTGAGGCTGGTGCATCTGGATTAGCATTAGTTTGCACGCCCGTCGGCATAGTCAATGATATTGTTGAAAATGGCAAAAATGGTTTTGTTGTTAAAGATGAACCTGAACAAATTGCGAATAGAATTCTTCGTTTAAGAATTAGATCATTACGCCTTAATTTAGGAAAAGCTATTCAGCAAAATGTTGAGAAAGAATATGACTGGAAAAAGATCATAGAAAAATATATTGGTGTGTATAATAAAGTTCTTAAAAAAGGTACGTAA
- a CDS encoding glycosyltransferase family 4 protein, which translates to MQGKKLTNVLFFTNGLVGLGGQERVLLEAASYFQKEKKITTNVATFVLDKDILENYQHLAVTEISNCSYIQRIKLLRNYLKQTKPALIIASSSLDCMYVFLASYGLNIPYISYIHGSLFWLENEELKYTLLHKNCFHRIRNSVQGHKEFVPEKIKNTFTKKIFNNLVAVLDYIAVKRARAIVVLTKQIAWEIEELYNKYSIVVRGCLDKKLFNYQPKVDIRKKYHINKKTKIIMNIGRLDPRKRIDVLIKAFDHVAEKYNDKNNDVVLLIGGKGPDKERLDNIHKTLKHKEKIKFLGFIPDNEYYDHLAGCDIFAFPSWTTSGIPPYEALALGKKVVWTTEAEEPVLTDPLVFLADPNVEAFTQAMNKALTMKVKEKPPTYLKDHIWGKYFETLYEIAIKNV; encoded by the coding sequence ATGCAAGGTAAAAAACTCACCAACGTACTATTCTTCACCAATGGATTAGTTGGCTTAGGAGGTCAGGAGCGTGTTTTATTAGAAGCAGCTTCCTATTTTCAAAAAGAAAAAAAAATAACAACAAATGTTGCAACCTTTGTTTTGGACAAAGATATTCTTGAAAACTATCAGCATCTTGCAGTTACTGAGATCAGCAACTGCTCATATATTCAAAGAATAAAGTTATTGAGAAATTATTTGAAGCAAACAAAACCAGCTTTAATTATTGCATCATCATCACTCGATTGTATGTATGTATTCTTAGCATCATATGGTTTAAACATTCCTTACATCAGCTACATTCATGGTTCTTTATTCTGGCTTGAAAACGAAGAACTCAAATATACTCTTCTTCATAAAAATTGTTTTCATCGTATTAGAAATTCAGTCCAAGGTCATAAAGAATTTGTTCCAGAAAAAATCAAGAATACTTTCACGAAAAAAATCTTCAATAACCTAGTTGCAGTTCTCGATTATATTGCTGTTAAAAGAGCGCGGGCAATAGTCGTATTAACAAAACAGATTGCATGGGAAATTGAAGAATTATATAACAAATATTCGATAGTGGTGAGAGGTTGTCTTGACAAAAAATTATTTAACTATCAGCCAAAGGTTGATATCAGGAAAAAATACCATATTAATAAAAAAACAAAAATTATTATGAATATTGGCAGATTAGATCCAAGAAAAAGAATTGATGTTTTAATCAAGGCATTTGACCATGTTGCAGAAAAATACAACGATAAAAACAATGATGTTGTTCTCTTAATAGGCGGCAAAGGTCCAGATAAAGAACGGTTAGATAACATCCATAAAACATTGAAGCATAAAGAAAAAATCAAATTTCTTGGTTTTATTCCAGACAACGAATATTATGATCATCTTGCAGGCTGTGATATTTTTGCATTTCCAAGCTGGACAACGTCCGGAATTCCGCCGTATGAGGCATTAGCGTTAGGAAAGAAAGTTGTTTGGACAACTGAAGCAGAAGAGCCAGTCTTGACAGATCCCTTAGTGTTTCTTGCAGATCCAAATGTTGAAGCATTCACTCAGGCAATGAACAAAGCATTAACAATGAAGGTGAAGGAAAAACCTCCAACATATCTTAAAGATCATATATGGGGGAAGTATTTTGAAACGTTATATGAAATTGCCATAAAAAATGTTTAA
- a CDS encoding GDP-mannose 4,6-dehydratase, whose amino-acid sequence MGKKALITGITGQDGAYLAQLLLKKGYKVFGTYRRTSTPNFWRLQALDVFEKVTLIPADLADMASLLEAVSVSQPDEVYNLAAQSFVGASFDQPLLTTEIDGSGSLRLLEIIRHLNKNIRFYQASTSELYGATEITPQHEHTPFMPNSPYAAAKLMSFHNTRIYREGYGLFACNGILFNHESELRSLEFVTRKISNGVARIKLGLQKELVLGNLDAKRDWGYAPEYCEAMWKMLQLDKPDDFVIATGETHTVKEFVDEAFKVVGLNPTDYVKTSKLLIRPKEVNVLQGNARKFMEKTGWKPKTTFKELVSIMVTEDLRRWKLHLQGKPFPWDAPNYPDTMNVLQRSK is encoded by the coding sequence ATGGGTAAAAAAGCACTTATTACGGGAATAACAGGCCAGGATGGAGCTTATTTAGCTCAACTGCTCTTGAAAAAAGGATATAAAGTGTTTGGAACGTATAGAAGAACATCTACACCAAATTTCTGGCGCTTACAAGCATTGGATGTTTTTGAAAAGGTTACCTTGATTCCTGCAGATTTAGCAGATATGGCATCGCTGCTTGAAGCAGTATCTGTTTCACAACCTGATGAAGTTTATAACTTAGCTGCGCAAAGCTTTGTTGGCGCAAGTTTTGACCAACCATTATTAACAACAGAAATTGATGGTTCTGGTTCATTACGATTACTGGAGATTATCAGGCATTTGAATAAAAACATTCGGTTTTATCAGGCATCAACTAGTGAATTATATGGCGCAACAGAGATCACACCTCAGCATGAACATACTCCTTTTATGCCGAATTCTCCCTATGCTGCTGCAAAATTAATGTCATTTCATAATACGCGAATTTATCGGGAAGGATATGGATTGTTTGCCTGCAACGGCATATTGTTCAACCACGAAAGTGAGCTTCGAAGTTTAGAATTTGTGACCAGAAAGATCAGCAACGGAGTTGCGCGGATTAAATTAGGATTGCAAAAAGAACTTGTCCTTGGTAATTTAGATGCGAAGCGCGATTGGGGATACGCACCTGAATATTGCGAAGCAATGTGGAAGATGCTCCAGCTTGACAAACCAGATGATTTTGTTATTGCAACTGGTGAAACACACACGGTAAAAGAATTTGTTGATGAAGCATTTAAGGTTGTTGGTCTAAATCCAACTGATTATGTAAAAACATCGAAATTGCTGATACGACCAAAAGAAGTTAATGTCCTCCAAGGTAATGCTCGAAAGTTTATGGAGAAAACTGGATGGAAGCCAAAAACTACCTTTAAAGAACTTGTTTCAATTATGGTTACTGAAGATTTACGCAGATGGAAATTACATCTTCAGGGCAAGCCATTTCCCTGGGATGCGCCAAATTACCCTGATACAATGAATGTATTACAAAGAAGTAAATAA